A region from the Triticum aestivum cultivar Chinese Spring chromosome 3D, IWGSC CS RefSeq v2.1, whole genome shotgun sequence genome encodes:
- the LOC123077817 gene encoding nodulin-related protein 1, with product MEGEKNSSGDLMSSSKLVAEAAKTAYEKKSVEGIDKEKVAAASADILDSAAKYGKLEDKPVGQYLEKAEGYLKQYSSGGTEKEKTDAPAAADAPKPDAPKEAAPAPAPAAEEEKSSDGFGLDDVMKGAASLSGKKSGEEEKESGGGGGFMKMAQGFMK from the coding sequence ATGGAGGGTGAGAAGAACTCGTCCGGGGACCTGATGTCCAGCAGCAAGCTGGTCGCGGAGGCCGCCAAGACGGCCTACGAGAAGAAGAGCGTCGAGGGCATCGACAAGGAAAAGGtagccgccgcctccgccgacaTCCTCGACTCCGCCGCCAAGTACGGCAAGCTGGAGGACAAGCCGGTGGGGCAGTACCTCGAGAAGGCTGAGGGGTACCTGAAACAGTACAGCTCCGGCGGCACCGAGAAGGAGAAAACCGACGCACCTGCTGCCGCTGACGCACCGAAGCCGGATGCACCCAAGGAGGCAGCGCCTGCGCCTGCCCCTGCCGCGGAGGAAGAGAAATCGTCCGATGGGTTCGGTCTCGACGACGTCATGAAGGGGGCTGCATCGCTGTCGGGGAAGAAGAGtggcgaggaggagaaggagagcggcggcggcggcgggttcatGAAGATGGCTCAGGGGTTCATGAAGTAG